Proteins encoded within one genomic window of Sulfurovum sp. XGS-02:
- the nuoK gene encoding NADH-quinone oxidoreductase subunit NuoK, with the protein MIGLSHYLIVSAILFSIGLIGVLRRRNLLMLFFATEVMLNAVNIAFAAISHYYNDLTGQMFAFFIIAIAASEVAVGLGILIVLYKKTGSLDLDDLASMRG; encoded by the coding sequence TAATAGGTCTTTCTCACTATTTGATTGTATCTGCGATACTCTTCTCTATAGGATTGATCGGTGTACTTAGAAGAAGAAACCTTTTAATGCTTTTCTTCGCAACTGAGGTTATGCTGAATGCAGTCAATATAGCATTTGCAGCGATTTCACACTATTACAATGATTTGACAGGTCAAATGTTTGCATTCTTTATCATTGCGATTGCAGCGAGTGAAGTGGCAGTGGGTCTAGGTATATTGATTGTATTGTATAAAAAAACAGGAAGTCTTGATCTTGACGACCTTGCAAGTATGAGAGGATAA